AAATCAAAAGATCCCATCCTTGCTTCTAGAAAAACTCTCCATCTTGCTGATAAAACTTTTTCAGAAATCATTCCCAGCGAATTTGATGTTATCCTTCTTCCTGGCGGTCTGGGAGGGACGAAGGAACTGATGAAAGACCCAGAAATTAGTAAAATTCTAAAATCATTCCAAACGGAATCAAAAATGATCGGTGCCATTTGTGCGGCTCCGAATGTCCTCAGAAACTTAGACATCATCTCGGGAGAGGATCCCTATACAGCATTTCCTTCTCCAGAAGATTTGGCAAAAGGAAAAGGAGGAAAGTATACGGGTGAAAGAATTGTGTCATATAACAATGTTCACACGAGCATTGGACCTGGTTCTGCTTTTGAATTTGCTTTATATATTTTAGAAAGATTAGAAGGGAAGGAGGTGATGGAAAAAGTGAAAGCGGGTTTGTATCTCCCTTAAAATAAAACCTTGGTTAGTCGGTGGATTCCCTTTCCTCTACCAAGGAAAGAACCGCTTTTTCCTCCGAATCAAATACTTCCAAATGGCTCTCCATCCCCGTGAGTTTAAAAACTTTTGCCACCGAACCGTGTACGCTACAAACCTTCAGATTTCCATGGTATTTTTTGAGTTTGTACATGGCAGTGACCAGAGTTCCAATTCCCGAACTATCCATAAAGGGAACCTTTTCCAAGTTCACCACAATTTCATACTGGTGTTTGCGCATCTTATCATCCAGAATATCTTTCAATTCTTTTGCATTGTACAAATCAACCTCACCCTCAATGGTAATGATAACGACTTGTTTGGATGACTTTTCGTGGATGACCATTTGTAATTAGTTTCCATTCCGAATGAGAATGAAAAGTCAAAAATTACATTCGAAAGACACCAAAAGGTTTTCTTTCTTCTTTCCTTCTGCTGAGAATAGACAATGCCCTTCCCAAAACTTTACGAGTCTCAGCAGGATCAATGATCCCATCATCCCAAAGCCGAGCTGAGCTATAAACCGCAGAAGATTTTTTTTCATAATCTTCCAAAATTGGTTTTTTAAA
This genomic stretch from Leptospira meyeri harbors:
- a CDS encoding DJ-1 family glyoxalase III, which encodes MAKRVLIPLCPGFEEMEAIILIDVLRRGNVEVVSLGKSKDPILASRKTLHLADKTFSEIIPSEFDVILLPGGLGGTKELMKDPEISKILKSFQTESKMIGAICAAPNVLRNLDIISGEDPYTAFPSPEDLAKGKGGKYTGERIVSYNNVHTSIGPGSAFEFALYILERLEGKEVMEKVKAGLYLP
- a CDS encoding STAS domain-containing protein, yielding MVIHEKSSKQVVIITIEGEVDLYNAKELKDILDDKMRKHQYEIVVNLEKVPFMDSSGIGTLVTAMYKLKKYHGNLKVCSVHGSVAKVFKLTGMESHLEVFDSEEKAVLSLVEERESTD